A region of Paenimyroides aestuarii DNA encodes the following proteins:
- a CDS encoding glycosyltransferase family 2 protein — translation MNITLLIPLLNEAESLPELHAWITKVMQQNNYSYELVFIDDGSTDDSWKIIETLSVTDTHVKGIRFQKNFGKSQALHAGFAMAKGDVVITMDADLQDSPDEIPSLYQMIVNDGYDLVSGWKKKRYDSVVSKNLPSKLFNWAARKTSGVQLNDFNCGLKAYSNKVVKNIDVYGEMHRYIPVLAKNAGFNKIGEKVVQHQARKYGVSKFGMNRFVNGFLDLITIWFLSKFGKRPMHLFGALGVIMFIVGFCSAAFIGIYKLYKLSVHEPAVLVANNPWFYISLTAMILGTQLFLAGFLGEIILRTKNNEPRYKISTKSNL, via the coding sequence ATGAACATTACTTTACTAATTCCTTTACTGAACGAAGCGGAATCACTACCTGAATTACACGCTTGGATTACAAAAGTAATGCAACAGAACAACTATTCGTATGAATTGGTTTTTATTGATGACGGAAGCACCGATGACTCTTGGAAGATTATTGAAACACTGTCTGTGACCGATACGCATGTTAAGGGAATTCGTTTTCAGAAAAATTTCGGAAAATCGCAGGCGCTACACGCTGGTTTTGCAATGGCAAAAGGCGATGTGGTTATTACAATGGATGCCGATTTGCAAGACAGCCCCGATGAAATTCCATCTCTGTACCAAATGATTGTAAATGATGGGTACGATTTAGTTTCGGGCTGGAAAAAGAAACGATACGACTCCGTTGTTTCTAAAAACCTTCCATCGAAATTGTTCAATTGGGCGGCTCGCAAAACTTCGGGTGTGCAACTAAATGATTTTAATTGCGGTTTAAAAGCTTACAGCAACAAAGTGGTAAAAAACATTGATGTGTATGGCGAAATGCACCGCTACATTCCTGTGTTGGCAAAAAATGCAGGTTTCAACAAAATCGGTGAAAAAGTAGTACAGCACCAAGCGCGAAAATACGGCGTTTCAAAGTTTGGAATGAATCGGTTTGTAAACGGTTTTTTAGATTTAATTACTATTTGGTTTTTATCCAAATTTGGTAAACGCCCTATGCACTTGTTCGGAGCTTTGGGCGTAATCATGTTTATCGTTGGTTTTTGCAGTGCAGCATTTATCGGCATCTATAAACTATACAAGCTTTCTGTGCACGAACCGGCTGTTTTGGTAGCAAACAATCCGTGGTTTTATATTTCGCTTACCGCCATGATATTAGGTACACAATTGTTTTTGGCAGGTTTCTTGGGAGAAATTATCCTTAGAACAAAAAACAACGAACCGCGTTATAAAATATCCACAAAAAGCAACTTATAA
- a CDS encoding DUF4199 domain-containing protein — translation MNIISKKTGLTFGFILMAYYVLVNLIVFFADYTLFVKSYLTIVNIVVVLILGISCIWITKKRLNNLITFKEGFTAFFIMIVLGFLANYIIQYILFNFVNPEAKIVNNQLMIEMTQKIGKDLNLSEAEINEKISIVNNNADENFSLKTLFFNYAQTVLGASIAGLLIALTFKNKSEVSAQTNQ, via the coding sequence ATGAATATTATAAGTAAAAAAACAGGTTTAACTTTCGGCTTTATTTTAATGGCTTATTATGTATTGGTAAACCTTATTGTTTTTTTTGCAGATTACACCTTGTTTGTGAAATCATACCTAACCATTGTAAACATTGTGGTGGTACTGATTTTAGGAATTTCTTGTATATGGATAACTAAAAAACGTTTAAACAACCTTATTACTTTTAAAGAAGGTTTTACTGCTTTTTTTATAATGATTGTTTTAGGTTTCCTTGCAAACTATATTATTCAATATATATTGTTCAACTTTGTAAATCCAGAAGCAAAAATCGTGAATAATCAATTAATGATTGAAATGACACAGAAAATTGGTAAAGATTTAAACTTGTCCGAAGCTGAAATTAACGAGAAAATTAGCATAGTGAACAATAATGCCGATGAAAATTTTTCTCTTAAAACCTTGTTTTTCAATTATGCACAAACCGTTTTGGGTGCATCAATCGCAGGTTTATTAATTGCATTGACCTTTAAAAATAAATCAGAAGTTTCAGCACAAACCAACCAATAA
- a CDS encoding type B 50S ribosomal protein L31: MKQGIHPENYRLVAFKDMSNEDVFITKSTVETKETIEVDGVEYPVFKMEISRTSHPFYTGKSKLIDTAGRIDKFKNKYAKFKK; encoded by the coding sequence ATGAAACAAGGTATTCACCCAGAAAATTACAGATTAGTAGCGTTTAAAGATATGTCTAACGAAGACGTATTCATCACCAAGTCAACAGTTGAAACAAAAGAAACAATTGAAGTTGATGGAGTAGAGTATCCAGTTTTTAAAATGGAGATTTCGCGCACGTCGCACCCATTCTATACAGGTAAATCTAAATTAATTGATACAGCAGGTCGTATCGATAAATTCAAAAACAAATACGCTAAATTCAAAAAATAA
- a CDS encoding GlmU family protein, with protein MNYILYDGSVRNNLLPFTFTRPVADIRIGILTIREKWEKYLGTTTTTVTEEYLSEKFPMVEMAENVMINASFCPNEVLVEMIQFLQPKQAIVKNDEIIAFFTTDEQEEVVFEDYELLEIEADCLQIEHTWDIFQKNDQAIREDFELLTEDRKSQPIPSTVNVLGTENIFIEEGAVLNFCTLNATTGPIYIGKDAEIMEGSVIRGPFALCEHAQVKLATKIYGATTVGPHSRVGGEINNSVLFAYSNKGHDGFLGNAVLGEWCNIGADSNNSNLKNNYESVKLWNYESERFENTGLQFCGLMMGDHSKCGINTMFNTGTVVGVATNIFGAGFPRNYIPNFTWGGAQGTQVYLPKKAFETAKIVMSRRNVDFTDLDEAILTHVFNETKEWQK; from the coding sequence ATGAACTACATATTATACGACGGATCGGTGCGTAACAATTTGTTGCCTTTTACCTTTACACGACCTGTTGCCGATATACGCATTGGAATTTTAACTATTCGCGAAAAATGGGAAAAATATTTAGGAACTACCACCACTACGGTGACCGAAGAATATTTGTCTGAAAAATTCCCGATGGTTGAAATGGCAGAAAACGTAATGATAAATGCATCATTTTGTCCCAACGAAGTTTTAGTGGAAATGATTCAGTTTTTGCAACCCAAGCAGGCGATTGTAAAAAACGATGAAATTATTGCATTCTTTACGACTGACGAACAAGAAGAAGTGGTTTTTGAAGATTATGAACTGCTAGAAATCGAAGCAGATTGTTTACAAATAGAGCATACTTGGGATATTTTTCAGAAAAACGATCAAGCAATTCGCGAGGATTTTGAATTGCTAACAGAAGACCGTAAATCGCAACCTATCCCGTCAACAGTGAACGTGTTGGGGACTGAAAATATTTTTATTGAAGAAGGTGCTGTATTAAACTTTTGTACCCTAAATGCCACAACAGGACCTATTTATATAGGAAAAGATGCTGAAATTATGGAAGGATCTGTAATTCGTGGACCATTTGCATTGTGCGAGCATGCACAAGTGAAATTGGCAACAAAAATTTATGGTGCAACAACGGTTGGTCCGCATTCGCGTGTGGGAGGTGAAATTAATAATTCGGTTCTTTTTGCGTATTCCAACAAAGGTCATGATGGTTTTCTAGGAAATGCTGTTTTGGGCGAATGGTGTAATATTGGTGCTGATAGCAACAATTCCAACCTTAAAAATAATTATGAATCGGTGAAGTTATGGAATTATGAAAGCGAACGTTTTGAAAATACTGGTTTGCAGTTTTGTGGTTTAATGATGGGCGATCACAGCAAGTGTGGTATCAATACCATGTTTAACACAGGTACTGTGGTTGGTGTGGCTACCAATATTTTTGGTGCAGGTTTCCCAAGAAATTACATTCCAAATTTCACATGGGGTGGTGCACAAGGCACACAAGTCTATTTGCCAAAAAAAGCGTTTGAAACCGCAAAAATTGTTATGAGTCGCAGAAATGTTGACTTTACCGATTTAGACGAAGCTATATTAACCCATGTTTTTAATGAAACCAAAGAGTGGCAGAAATAA
- a CDS encoding BamA/TamA family outer membrane protein, which produces MQKIEDLSKKGKFTRQLHKLIFRKKPRNVNTNVQAVKQADIDYDFEKFQGKIIRKINIETYDPFGFSIQDSTRVPTKSIEKLGNRLHLKTKKFTVRSLLLFKRNQPLDSIKLKESERLLRSQRYIRRVSVKPINLSENNDSVDIEIKVLDSWSWYPTGSLSTSSARLNLTTRNFGGFGHYFNNQYRTRFKEGRHAYRTQYQLNNIGQTYIDAGVFYNLDLLGNYTKQIYANRRFFTPMTRLAGGFTLLQNASKDSVPNLEGKRLLQSFKSNDLDVWLGHSKPLYYRYNNLHKVQTNLVTSLRFFNRNYTEQPIGEYDPYNFYTDQKLYLATVGLASINFVQDRYIFYYDVIEDIAVGKTFMVTAGMQRKNNINRPYIGAKFSLGKYTSSGYFGGEVQWGSFMNGNHLEEGVLRIEGLYFSKLYQWGKWRFRHFFNPEIVVGLNRWDYAMDKITLNGIYGIDGFDSYELRGTKKVLLNFQLQSYAPYDVLGFRFSPFLSTSLGFMGDNDNRFVTKDMYSKIGLGIVISNDYLVFNNFQLSLAFYPSIPGNGRNIIKTNNLRNTNFDLQQFNYGRPELVPYN; this is translated from the coding sequence ATGCAAAAAATAGAAGATCTTTCTAAAAAAGGAAAGTTTACCCGGCAATTGCACAAGTTGATTTTTCGAAAAAAACCACGCAACGTAAACACCAATGTACAAGCCGTAAAACAAGCCGACATTGATTACGATTTTGAGAAATTTCAAGGAAAAATTATTCGGAAAATTAATATCGAAACGTATGATCCATTTGGGTTTTCGATACAAGACAGTACGCGTGTTCCAACAAAATCAATAGAGAAATTAGGAAATCGCTTGCATTTAAAAACCAAAAAATTCACGGTGCGCAGTTTGCTGCTTTTTAAACGCAACCAACCACTCGATTCTATTAAATTGAAAGAATCAGAACGTTTATTGCGCTCGCAACGCTATATTCGCAGGGTTTCGGTTAAACCTATTAATCTTTCAGAAAACAACGATTCGGTTGATATTGAAATAAAAGTTTTAGATTCTTGGAGTTGGTATCCCACAGGATCTTTATCCACCTCGAGTGCCCGATTGAACTTAACAACCCGCAATTTTGGTGGTTTTGGTCACTATTTCAACAATCAATACCGCACCCGTTTTAAAGAAGGCAGACACGCCTATCGCACCCAATATCAACTAAACAATATTGGACAAACATATATAGATGCCGGTGTTTTTTACAATTTGGATCTTTTGGGAAATTATACCAAACAAATCTATGCCAACCGTCGCTTCTTTACCCCGATGACTCGTTTGGCAGGAGGTTTTACTTTGCTGCAAAATGCTTCAAAAGATTCGGTGCCTAATTTAGAAGGAAAAAGATTGCTGCAAAGTTTCAAATCGAACGATTTGGATGTGTGGCTGGGACACTCCAAACCATTGTATTACAGGTACAATAATCTGCATAAAGTACAAACCAATTTGGTTACTTCGCTGCGTTTTTTTAATCGCAATTACACGGAACAACCCATTGGCGAATATGATCCTTATAACTTTTATACTGATCAAAAACTGTATTTGGCAACTGTTGGTTTGGCTTCGATTAACTTTGTACAAGACCGTTATATTTTTTATTATGATGTGATTGAAGATATTGCAGTTGGAAAAACTTTTATGGTTACAGCCGGTATGCAACGAAAAAACAACATCAACAGACCTTATATTGGAGCCAAATTTTCATTGGGAAAATATACCAGCTCTGGGTATTTTGGGGGTGAAGTGCAATGGGGCAGTTTTATGAATGGCAATCATTTAGAAGAAGGCGTTTTAAGAATTGAAGGCTTGTATTTTTCTAAATTGTATCAATGGGGCAAATGGCGTTTTAGACACTTTTTTAACCCAGAAATTGTAGTGGGATTAAACCGTTGGGACTATGCAATGGATAAAATTACCCTGAATGGAATTTACGGAATTGATGGTTTTGACAGTTATGAATTGCGCGGAACTAAGAAAGTTTTACTGAATTTTCAGTTGCAATCCTATGCGCCGTATGATGTGTTAGGCTTTCGATTCAGTCCGTTTTTAAGCACCTCGTTAGGCTTTATGGGCGATAACGATAACCGTTTTGTAACCAAAGATATGTACAGTAAAATTGGTTTGGGTATTGTGATAAGCAACGATTATTTGGTTTTTAACAATTTCCAGCTATCATTGGCTTTTTATCCAAGTATTCCAGGAAACGGACGCAATATCATTAAAACAAATAACTTGCGAAACACCAATTTTGATTTGCAACAGTTTAATTACGGCAGACCTGAATTGGTGCCTTATAATTAA
- a CDS encoding DUF4268 domain-containing protein produces MFSKEEALQIKKDFWTGFAEAYPRKWLLHNTKIKDVAFKFFVDNKTAQVALEIEPKDDEKRKIYFEKIESLKTILLEEFLEDAIFERNYYLPNGKLISRIWVDIDKKVSVNNKATWEEIYEFFAEKMGNFELFFYEYEDYIKDLEINT; encoded by the coding sequence ATGTTTAGTAAAGAAGAAGCACTACAAATAAAAAAAGATTTCTGGACAGGTTTTGCAGAAGCTTATCCCCGCAAATGGTTGTTGCACAACACCAAGATAAAAGACGTTGCCTTTAAATTTTTTGTGGACAACAAAACGGCGCAGGTAGCATTGGAAATTGAACCAAAAGACGATGAAAAACGCAAAATTTACTTTGAAAAGATAGAATCGCTAAAAACGATTTTGTTGGAAGAGTTTTTAGAAGACGCTATTTTTGAACGCAATTATTATTTGCCCAATGGAAAATTAATCAGCCGAATTTGGGTTGATATCGATAAAAAAGTGAGCGTGAACAACAAAGCAACTTGGGAAGAAATTTATGAATTTTTCGCAGAAAAAATGGGAAATTTTGAGTTGTTTTTCTACGAATATGAAGATTATATTAAAGATTTAGAAATTAACACCTAA
- a CDS encoding NUDIX hydrolase has translation MQFDQFLEKINVVVSQPLFALDAHLKMAPLERIQYLQNYDYSAQNPKASAVLSLFYPKNNAAHLLLIVRSSYPGVHSSQIAFPGGKRELTDKDLQETALRETTEEVGIAASEIEIVKQWSDIYIPPSNFMVSSFMGISKNTPQFILQPDEVSAVIELPVSELLSDALVQNVEMTTSYATNISVPAFVIEEHIVWGATAMILSEIKETLKVVF, from the coding sequence ATGCAATTCGATCAATTTTTAGAAAAAATCAATGTTGTGGTTTCCCAACCTTTGTTTGCTCTTGATGCCCATTTAAAAATGGCACCGTTAGAGCGTATTCAATACCTTCAAAATTACGATTATTCTGCTCAAAATCCTAAAGCATCTGCGGTTTTAAGTTTGTTTTATCCAAAAAACAATGCGGCTCATTTGTTGCTCATTGTTCGCTCATCCTATCCCGGGGTGCATTCCTCGCAAATTGCTTTTCCAGGTGGAAAAAGAGAGTTGACCGACAAAGATTTGCAGGAAACTGCCTTGAGAGAAACCACAGAAGAGGTGGGAATTGCTGCTTCAGAAATCGAAATTGTGAAGCAATGGAGTGATATTTATATTCCGCCGAGCAATTTTATGGTGTCGTCGTTTATGGGTATTTCCAAAAACACGCCACAATTTATCTTACAGCCCGATGAGGTGAGTGCTGTGATTGAACTGCCCGTTTCCGAGCTTTTAAGTGATGCATTAGTGCAAAACGTGGAAATGACCACATCGTATGCCACCAATATTTCGGTACCAGCTTTTGTGATTGAAGAACATATTGTGTGGGGTGCAACCGCCATGATATTGAGTGAAATAAAAGAAACATTGAAAGTGGTGTTTTAA